In one window of Chryseobacterium viscerum DNA:
- a CDS encoding GNAT family N-acetyltransferase: MKNSSYEIQLRPTTVADLDILFEFQLEPEARHLAAFMSKDSTDKEAYLAKFTRLLADPTINNQTIMAGNEIAGSIAKFIMEGDAEITYWIDKPFWGKRVATTALKDFLTLETTRPIFGRVAFDNLGSQKVLENCGFIKVGTDKGFANARQTEIEEFIYRLDR, from the coding sequence ATGAAAAACAGTAGTTATGAAATACAACTCAGACCAACCACAGTAGCGGATCTGGATATCCTTTTTGAATTTCAGCTTGAGCCTGAAGCCAGGCATCTGGCAGCCTTTATGTCAAAAGATTCCACCGATAAAGAAGCCTATCTGGCGAAATTTACAAGATTGCTGGCTGATCCCACCATTAACAATCAGACAATTATGGCAGGTAATGAGATCGCCGGAAGCATTGCCAAATTTATCATGGAAGGGGATGCAGAAATCACCTATTGGATTGATAAGCCTTTTTGGGGAAAAAGGGTTGCCACAACAGCATTGAAAGATTTTCTCACCCTTGAAACCACAAGGCCTATTTTTGGACGGGTTGCCTTTGATAATCTGGGTTCGCAAAAGGTGCTGGAAAACTGTGGTTTTATAAAAGTAGGTACAGATAAAGGCTTTGCCAATGCCAGACAAACGGAGATTGAGGAATTTATTTACAGACTTGACCGTTAA
- a CDS encoding serine hydrolase domain-containing protein, with protein sequence MNSKIIQSIFGLSFTLLLLSCSGTKHAAEVEKLKRDSLYTEIQRIGLEATKNNNVPGVAIAVIQNGKIVWTQCIGFADKENQKPVTTETIFNVGSVSKMVSAWGLMQLTEKGLVNLDNPVNEYLTRWKLPVSQYDISKVTLKRILSHTAGLSVHGYGGSEQGTKLLSLEESLSGKTKRNGESVRLISEPGTQWEYSGGGYTLAQLMLEERTKEKFADYMKKNVFNPLGLNHTTYEWTEEMMQNSATAYDASGKPIKNRIFTEQAAAGLQTTVLDLAHFAELSLNYEQSQLHKVLKPATVQLMEKPVLPFSDKGKSGLGYRFMNYEGLETVGHTGENEGWSAGLFMHFPTKSSIVILCNGSNGDRVWFPIYQSWAKRIKAN encoded by the coding sequence ATGAACAGCAAAATAATACAATCCATCTTTGGCTTATCTTTTACCTTACTTCTTCTTTCCTGTTCGGGAACAAAGCATGCTGCTGAGGTTGAAAAGCTGAAAAGAGATTCACTCTATACCGAAATTCAGCGAATCGGTTTGGAAGCAACCAAAAATAACAATGTTCCCGGAGTAGCCATAGCTGTTATTCAGAATGGAAAAATAGTCTGGACACAATGTATAGGGTTTGCTGATAAAGAAAACCAAAAGCCGGTAACCACAGAAACCATTTTTAATGTAGGTTCTGTTTCTAAAATGGTATCTGCATGGGGATTGATGCAACTTACAGAAAAAGGGCTTGTAAACCTGGATAACCCAGTAAATGAATACCTGACCCGCTGGAAATTACCCGTTTCCCAATATGATATATCAAAAGTTACTCTGAAGCGTATTCTCAGTCATACGGCAGGGCTTTCGGTACATGGTTACGGAGGTTCTGAACAAGGAACAAAATTGTTGAGTCTGGAAGAATCTCTTTCCGGAAAGACAAAAAGAAACGGAGAAAGTGTACGTTTAATAAGCGAGCCGGGAACACAGTGGGAGTATTCAGGCGGTGGCTACACATTAGCACAGCTGATGCTGGAAGAAAGAACGAAGGAGAAATTTGCAGATTATATGAAAAAGAATGTTTTCAACCCTTTAGGATTGAATCATACTACATATGAATGGACTGAAGAAATGATGCAAAATTCTGCAACAGCTTATGATGCTTCGGGTAAACCTATAAAGAACAGAATATTTACAGAACAGGCTGCAGCAGGATTGCAAACAACAGTTTTGGACCTGGCGCATTTCGCAGAACTGTCACTAAACTATGAACAAAGCCAACTACATAAAGTGTTGAAACCGGCAACCGTACAATTGATGGAGAAACCTGTTTTACCATTTTCTGATAAAGGAAAAAGCGGTCTTGGATATAGGTTCATGAATTATGAAGGGCTTGAAACAGTAGGGCATACCGGAGAAAATGAGGGCTGGAGCGCTGGCCTGTTTATGCATTTTCCCACAAAGAGCAGTATTGTAATTCTCTGTAATGGCTCAAACGGAGATCGTGTTTGGTTCCCAATCTATCAGAGCTGGGCCAAAAGAATAAAAGCAAATTGA
- a CDS encoding serine hydrolase domain-containing protein: MKTSFTFLAVLLLISTFTFGQNISKKIDSIIKDNYQKNPDVSISVGLISNDEEYYTAYGKLSKESSVNINKNSIFEIASITKILTSNLIAQAVIEKKLKPEDYIDNYLPKGYILQKNLKNKIKISDLASHQSGLPDIDFAKLIEQNPQQPVSSITENTLTSIVNNCSELIDYGKYRYSTIGYTLLGQILEKVYGKSYDEIIREKIIIPLQMTNTLTKDFNVKNITAGYNPNGGAQEFFKWNITASAGLVKSNASDMITYLKAVLTNGNPISDAALLTEKLYYKDEKREMGLGLTISTDDQNTIYLKSGDSMGQSSIICYNRAKKWGIIILLNQRNSKMRQNLLNEIYDKVLK, translated from the coding sequence ATGAAAACTTCATTCACTTTTCTAGCAGTACTATTATTGATCAGTACTTTTACTTTTGGACAGAATATTTCCAAAAAAATAGATTCCATCATCAAAGACAATTATCAGAAAAATCCGGACGTGTCAATCAGTGTCGGGTTGATCAGTAATGATGAGGAATATTACACGGCTTATGGAAAACTGAGCAAAGAAAGTTCTGTTAACATTAACAAGAATTCCATATTTGAAATTGCGTCTATTACTAAAATTCTGACTTCAAATTTAATTGCCCAGGCCGTTATCGAGAAAAAGCTAAAACCGGAGGATTATATCGACAACTATTTGCCTAAAGGATATATTTTACAGAAAAATCTTAAAAACAAAATCAAAATTTCAGATCTGGCTTCTCATCAGTCTGGCTTACCAGATATAGATTTCGCCAAATTAATAGAACAGAATCCGCAGCAGCCTGTAAGCAGCATCACAGAAAATACATTGACTTCCATTGTCAACAACTGCAGTGAACTCATTGATTATGGCAAATACCGTTATTCTACCATTGGGTATACGTTGCTTGGACAAATACTGGAAAAAGTGTACGGTAAAAGCTATGATGAAATAATTCGTGAAAAAATAATCATTCCTCTGCAGATGACCAACACATTGACAAAGGATTTCAATGTAAAAAACATTACAGCCGGATATAATCCCAATGGCGGTGCTCAGGAATTTTTCAAGTGGAACATTACAGCATCAGCAGGATTGGTAAAATCTAATGCCTCGGATATGATCACTTATCTGAAAGCTGTTCTTACCAACGGAAATCCAATATCTGATGCCGCACTTTTAACAGAAAAGCTCTACTATAAAGATGAAAAAAGAGAAATGGGACTAGGTCTTACCATTAGCACTGATGATCAGAACACCATTTATCTGAAGTCCGGCGATTCTATGGGCCAATCTTCCATCATCTGCTACAACAGGGCAAAAAAATGGGGAATCATCATCCTTCTCAATCAAAGAAATTCAAAAATGAGACAAAATCTGCTGAATGAGATCTACGACAAAGTCCTGAAATAA
- a CDS encoding helix-turn-helix domain-containing protein, translating into MDKMNLLSLVTIISLFVSFFLVFFLLTVKTEHKTSNRLFAFFLILTAIDVSDPLWNSISNGPSNLGMLRNTFAFLQIPVFYLYVLSVCYSDFRLKPKYLIHLLPFLIVNIVLLPRFYAVDTASKIDFLVNRQHMTELQFNHILFHIQVIVYFTAVFLLLRKAKKLYLENNAGTHVNSYHWLFQFTVVLTILYSIALLKNIFKFSDYPYISEWIKIGALVLQLFIVCWYLYKALNNPGLFRNIDSKLKLVSDIISEEKNNNSEAVNENVHNEELLKLKKFMAEEKPFLNPSLTIQDISKELEIPVRELSVLINHQLGQHFYDFVNTYRIEHAMNILKDTTKNKVTILEILYEVGFNSKSSFNTAFKKHTGNTPTQYRNTLQNNAL; encoded by the coding sequence ATGGATAAAATGAATTTATTAAGTCTTGTAACGATAATCTCGTTGTTCGTTTCATTCTTTCTTGTATTTTTTTTACTTACAGTTAAAACAGAGCACAAAACCAGTAATCGTCTTTTTGCTTTTTTCCTTATCCTTACTGCAATAGATGTGAGCGATCCTTTATGGAATTCAATTTCTAACGGTCCCTCCAATCTGGGAATGCTGAGAAATACATTTGCATTTTTACAGATTCCTGTTTTCTATCTGTATGTACTGTCTGTTTGCTATTCTGATTTTAGGCTCAAACCTAAATACCTCATACATCTCCTTCCGTTTTTAATTGTAAATATTGTTTTGCTGCCTCGTTTTTATGCTGTAGATACCGCTTCTAAAATTGATTTTCTTGTCAATCGTCAGCATATGACAGAGCTTCAGTTCAATCATATTCTGTTTCATATTCAGGTTATTGTTTATTTTACTGCTGTATTTCTGCTTTTGAGAAAGGCCAAAAAGCTCTACCTTGAAAATAATGCCGGTACCCATGTCAATTCCTACCACTGGCTCTTCCAGTTTACGGTTGTACTCACCATTTTATATTCCATAGCTCTTTTGAAGAATATTTTCAAGTTTTCGGATTATCCGTACATCTCAGAATGGATAAAAATAGGAGCATTGGTCCTTCAGCTTTTTATTGTCTGCTGGTATCTGTACAAAGCATTGAATAACCCTGGTCTTTTCAGAAATATTGATTCCAAATTAAAGCTTGTTTCCGATATTATTTCTGAGGAAAAAAATAATAATTCCGAAGCCGTTAATGAAAATGTACACAATGAAGAATTATTGAAACTGAAGAAATTCATGGCAGAAGAAAAGCCGTTTCTTAATCCTTCTTTGACCATACAGGATATTTCAAAAGAACTTGAAATTCCCGTTCGTGAATTGTCTGTTCTTATCAACCATCAATTAGGACAGCATTTTTACGATTTTGTGAATACATATCGTATTGAGCATGCGATGAATATTTTAAAAGACACTACAAAAAATAAAGTAACCATTCTGGAAATCCTGTATGAAGTAGGTTTCAATTCAAAATCTTCCTTCAATACTGCTTTTAAAAAGCATACAGGAAACACGCCTACCCAATACCGCAACACACTACAAAACAACGCTTTGTAA
- a CDS encoding helix-turn-helix domain-containing protein — protein MKKTDQTPFKFESLSEASRFFGLPTPKHPLISLMNGAHNLVATDKLSQKHVLSFYKISYKPKLEGRIEYGQGYYDFNEGGLLFAAPGQVIGGNGNSDTVCSQYSLLIHPDFFLGYPIARKIRQYGFFSYSTKETLHLSEEEKNTVLSIFNFIESELNSRIDDFSHDVMISQIELLLTYANRFYKRQFITRKATSSSLLQKFEDLLDGYFKDEMSLNKGIPTVSYFAENLHLSPSYLSDMLRSLTGQSTQQHIHDKLISEAKEMLSTTSLSVSEVAYALGFEHSQSFSNLFKTKTKLSPLEFRKSFN, from the coding sequence ATGAAAAAGACAGATCAAACTCCGTTCAAATTTGAATCGTTATCAGAGGCCAGCCGGTTTTTCGGACTGCCAACCCCCAAGCATCCACTCATCAGCTTAATGAATGGGGCACATAATCTGGTGGCAACAGATAAATTGTCTCAAAAACATGTGTTGAGTTTCTATAAAATATCCTATAAACCCAAACTGGAAGGCAGAATAGAATATGGACAAGGCTACTACGATTTTAATGAAGGCGGACTGCTCTTTGCAGCACCCGGCCAGGTGATAGGAGGGAACGGAAACAGTGATACCGTTTGTTCACAATATTCTCTGCTCATTCATCCTGACTTCTTTCTGGGATATCCCATCGCCAGGAAGATCAGGCAATATGGTTTTTTCTCCTATTCTACGAAAGAAACCCTGCACCTTTCTGAAGAAGAAAAAAATACGGTGCTTTCTATCTTTAATTTTATTGAGTCTGAACTCAACAGCCGTATTGACGACTTCAGCCATGATGTGATGATCTCTCAGATAGAACTGCTTCTTACCTATGCCAACCGTTTTTATAAACGCCAGTTTATCACCCGTAAAGCAACCAGCAGCAGCCTACTGCAAAAATTTGAAGATTTGCTGGATGGATATTTTAAAGATGAAATGTCTCTTAATAAGGGAATACCCACGGTCAGTTATTTTGCAGAAAATCTCCATCTTTCACCCAGTTACTTAAGCGATATGCTGCGTTCCTTAACGGGGCAGAGTACCCAGCAGCATATTCATGATAAACTGATCAGCGAGGCAAAGGAAATGCTTTCCACCACCAGCCTGTCTGTAAGTGAAGTGGCATATGCACTGGGGTTTGAGCATTCCCAGTCGTTCAGTAATTTATTTAAAACAAAAACCAAGCTTTCTCCTTTGGAATTCAGGAAGTCTTTCAATTAA
- a CDS encoding ATP-binding protein, with translation MNDQEKLNLLKNDLNIELSKDIIDSSKIIKLSGEIADLDKSKVRFSIDSGVIDRLGKELVARQETAVSELVKNSYDADATLVELRFIDTNDVGGILKIKDNGAGMSRDELINGFMRISSTNKIHNQFSKLFNRKRAGQKGIGRFAVQRLGSKLTILTQTERSDTCLKLTIDWNKYLADSDLNSIYNLLEEIPSKDKSGTELIISDLRDKWSEASIKRIYRYVSDIIQPYTLKPIIEKSQIKDSSKDNDEYSENIFSTKFYKVDNGVRKTIADNQKMIYDHAVAEIDGHINGEGKGIFSIISKKLDINEIGDISSDPDIEGVPFKFIKNLNFKAYYFIYESDLIPATQSTLIKKLAATQGGIRLYRNGFRVLPYGEPSNDWLKLDKSARQRSILPPHSNNNFFGFVQLVDHENYFYETSSREGLTENDALIEMQNFVYRTLITGVLKVAELRNIKVTSGQTKDREGNWEKIDLRIKNISHTLEELDQALENETNSIEVKKRRKKKLDALKKTISEIDKLQKEEQADFLKEKSMLRVLSSVGLTIAQFIHEIKYYTDNIKSDINFLIRKLDNDHVALKRLTLLDNNFTTFNNYTSYFDNVVSQNLIRELIPLDLRVITKDFINSLESGLLDNKISIFEEPIFRKYRLFTKPMHPSEWSSILFNLYTNSIKAIKRAGVQGKILIECGDVENLVYLEFSDNGDGISAEIEERIFDEFFTTTSSINFESFAPSNEISGTGLGLKIVKDTVKSYRGNIFVASPKEDYSTTIRIEIPKATEKDLEKYGI, from the coding sequence ATGAACGATCAAGAAAAACTTAACCTTTTAAAGAATGATTTAAATATTGAATTATCAAAGGATATTATTGATAGTTCTAAAATTATTAAGTTGTCGGGAGAAATAGCTGACTTAGATAAAAGTAAAGTGCGATTTTCTATTGATTCTGGGGTAATAGATAGACTTGGTAAAGAATTAGTTGCAAGGCAAGAAACAGCTGTTTCAGAATTAGTTAAAAATTCTTACGATGCTGACGCCACTTTAGTTGAATTACGTTTTATTGATACTAATGATGTTGGAGGTATTTTAAAAATTAAAGATAATGGAGCAGGTATGAGTCGAGACGAACTAATTAATGGTTTTATGCGAATATCTTCTACTAATAAAATACATAACCAATTTTCAAAATTATTTAATAGAAAAAGAGCTGGTCAAAAAGGGATAGGTAGATTTGCAGTACAAAGACTTGGTAGTAAATTAACAATTCTGACTCAAACTGAGAGGTCTGATACATGTCTTAAATTAACAATAGATTGGAACAAATATCTTGCTGATTCTGATTTAAATTCTATATATAACTTATTAGAAGAAATACCAAGCAAGGATAAATCTGGGACGGAGCTAATTATAAGTGATTTACGGGATAAATGGTCAGAAGCATCTATCAAGAGAATTTATAGATATGTTTCGGATATAATTCAACCTTACACTTTAAAACCAATTATTGAAAAATCACAAATTAAAGACTCAAGTAAAGATAATGACGAATATTCAGAAAATATTTTTTCAACAAAATTTTACAAAGTAGATAATGGAGTTCGGAAAACAATTGCTGATAATCAGAAAATGATTTACGACCATGCTGTTGCCGAAATAGATGGTCATATCAATGGTGAAGGAAAAGGAATATTTAGTATTATAAGTAAAAAATTAGATATCAATGAAATTGGTGATATAAGTAGTGATCCAGATATTGAGGGTGTTCCATTTAAATTTATAAAAAATCTTAATTTCAAGGCTTATTATTTTATTTATGAATCCGATCTGATACCCGCAACCCAATCAACATTAATAAAAAAACTAGCAGCCACTCAAGGTGGAATAAGATTATACAGAAATGGATTTAGAGTATTACCATATGGTGAGCCATCTAATGATTGGCTAAAGTTAGATAAATCTGCTAGACAAAGATCAATACTGCCACCACATTCAAACAATAATTTCTTTGGATTTGTTCAATTAGTTGATCATGAAAACTATTTTTATGAAACATCAAGTAGGGAGGGACTGACCGAAAACGATGCGCTAATAGAAATGCAAAACTTTGTTTATAGAACATTAATAACTGGTGTTCTAAAAGTTGCTGAACTTCGAAATATAAAAGTTACATCAGGCCAAACGAAAGACCGGGAAGGAAATTGGGAAAAAATTGATTTACGTATAAAAAATATTTCTCATACACTTGAAGAACTTGATCAAGCTTTAGAGAATGAGACCAATAGTATAGAAGTTAAAAAAAGAAGAAAGAAAAAATTAGATGCATTAAAAAAAACAATTTCCGAAATTGACAAGCTGCAAAAAGAGGAGCAAGCAGATTTTCTAAAAGAAAAATCTATGTTAAGAGTTCTGAGCAGTGTAGGTTTAACAATTGCGCAATTTATACATGAAATCAAATATTATACAGATAACATAAAGAGTGATATTAATTTTCTTATTAGAAAACTTGATAACGATCATGTTGCTTTGAAGAGATTAACATTACTAGATAATAATTTCACTACTTTTAATAATTACACTTCATATTTTGATAATGTTGTATCACAAAATTTAATACGTGAGCTGATACCATTGGATTTAAGAGTGATCACAAAAGACTTCATAAACTCATTAGAAAGTGGCCTTTTAGATAATAAAATTTCAATATTTGAAGAGCCAATATTTAGAAAATATAGATTATTTACTAAACCTATGCATCCATCAGAGTGGTCTTCAATATTATTTAATTTATACACAAACTCAATAAAAGCTATAAAAAGAGCAGGTGTTCAAGGTAAAATTCTTATTGAATGTGGCGATGTTGAAAATCTAGTATATCTCGAATTTTCAGATAATGGTGATGGCATTTCAGCTGAAATTGAAGAGAGAATTTTTGATGAGTTTTTTACTACAACTTCATCAATTAATTTTGAAAGTTTTGCCCCTTCTAATGAAATATCAGGAACAGGGCTTGGATTAAAGATAGTAAAAGATACTGTAAAAAGTTACAGAGGAAATATATTTGTAGCTTCTCCTAAGGAAGATTATTCTACAACTATAAGAATAGAAATTCCAAAAGCAACAGAAAAAGATTTAGAAAAATATGGCATATAA
- a CDS encoding class I SAM-dependent DNA methyltransferase, whose amino-acid sequence MALSKAFFNFLKKYNTENNTVNCLIVSNYLYNKKTINIKNTYIKSLYQVSDDLIELNNLGSITNFEELIEAFEFVISPSTKIVNGAVYTPKFIRDFIVEKTFAQKNNNEIPDIKIGDISCGCGGFLLTAAEKIYKKTNKSFYEIFENNIFGIDIEEHSVERSKILLSLLAIEYGEDSKYFKFNLYQGNSLDFDWRKKNNKIKLSNGFDIIIGNPPYVCSRNMDTETLEKLKKIEVSKTGHPDLYIPFFQIGIENLNSKGILGYITVNTFLKSINGRALRDYFKNSEIDLTIINFGGEQLFKDRNTYTCICFILLDNPIVKYIRTESQNINKIKLDSFKTYLYNELNNFSGWNLVNDESTAKLVRTVENIGEPFSKVFTTRNGIATLKNNIYKFTPFKEDDNNYYLLKDKIEYKIEKSICRNIVNANKIKKSDDIKLLNEKIIFPYDSNLKIISEDRFIIKYPNAYEYLCDMREILSTRDKSNGKYEEWYAYGRRQSLDIDKFKLFFAHISKKPKFIINLDKDLLFYNGIAVISDSKEELMILKKILESDIFYKYISNVSKDYSSGFISFSKNYLKNFGICNLNEQEKQFLLEEENKELLNIFFKQKYQI is encoded by the coding sequence ATGGCATTAAGTAAAGCTTTTTTTAATTTTTTAAAAAAGTACAACACTGAAAACAATACAGTTAATTGTTTAATTGTTAGTAATTATTTATACAACAAAAAAACAATTAATATTAAAAATACATATATAAAAAGTCTATACCAAGTTTCTGATGATTTAATAGAACTTAATAATCTAGGATCAATAACGAATTTTGAAGAACTTATTGAGGCTTTTGAATTTGTGATTTCACCATCCACTAAGATTGTAAATGGTGCTGTATATACTCCAAAATTTATCCGGGATTTTATTGTGGAGAAAACTTTTGCGCAAAAAAACAATAATGAAATTCCTGATATCAAAATTGGAGATATTTCCTGTGGTTGCGGTGGTTTTTTATTAACTGCAGCTGAAAAAATTTATAAAAAAACTAATAAATCTTTTTACGAAATTTTTGAAAATAATATTTTTGGAATTGACATAGAAGAACATAGTGTTGAAAGATCTAAAATTTTATTGAGTTTATTAGCAATTGAATATGGAGAAGATTCAAAATATTTTAAGTTTAATTTGTATCAAGGAAATTCTTTAGATTTTGATTGGCGTAAAAAGAATAATAAAATAAAATTATCAAATGGATTTGATATCATAATTGGTAATCCCCCATATGTCTGCTCAAGAAATATGGATACTGAGACTTTAGAAAAGCTAAAAAAAATAGAAGTATCTAAGACTGGACATCCAGATTTATATATACCTTTTTTTCAAATAGGAATAGAAAATCTAAATTCTAAAGGAATATTAGGATACATCACTGTTAACACTTTTTTGAAAAGCATTAATGGCAGAGCATTAAGAGACTATTTTAAAAATTCAGAAATTGATTTAACAATTATTAATTTTGGAGGTGAGCAATTATTTAAAGATAGAAATACTTATACCTGTATTTGTTTTATTTTATTAGATAATCCTATAGTAAAATATATCAGGACTGAAAGTCAAAATATAAATAAAATAAAATTAGATTCTTTTAAGACATATTTATACAATGAACTGAACAATTTTAGTGGATGGAATTTAGTTAATGATGAATCTACAGCAAAATTAGTTAGAACTGTTGAAAATATAGGAGAACCATTTTCAAAAGTTTTTACTACAAGAAATGGAATTGCTACACTAAAAAATAATATTTATAAGTTTACTCCCTTTAAAGAAGATGATAATAACTATTATTTATTAAAGGATAAAATTGAATATAAAATTGAAAAATCAATTTGTAGAAATATTGTAAATGCAAATAAAATTAAAAAAAGTGATGATATCAAACTACTTAATGAAAAAATAATTTTCCCATACGATTCAAACTTAAAAATAATATCAGAAGATCGTTTTATAATTAAGTACCCTAATGCCTATGAATACCTTTGTGATATGAGAGAAATTCTATCCACGAGAGATAAAAGCAATGGTAAATATGAAGAATGGTATGCTTACGGAAGGAGACAATCATTAGATATTGATAAATTTAAATTATTTTTTGCCCATATATCTAAGAAACCAAAATTCATTATCAACCTTGATAAGGATTTACTTTTTTATAATGGGATAGCTGTAATATCAGATTCTAAAGAAGAGCTTATGATACTTAAAAAGATTCTTGAGTCGGATATTTTTTATAAATATATATCAAATGTGTCAAAAGATTATTCATCTGGCTTTATATCTTTCAGTAAAAATTATCTAAAAAATTTTGGAATCTGTAATTTAAATGAACAAGAAAAACAATTTCTCTTAGAAGAGGAAAATAAGGAATTACTTAATATTTTTTTTAAACAAAAATATCAAATTTAA